In Drosophila innubila isolate TH190305 chromosome 2R unlocalized genomic scaffold, UK_Dinn_1.0 1_C_2R, whole genome shotgun sequence, the following are encoded in one genomic region:
- the LOC117785772 gene encoding glycogenin-1 isoform X3: MSKFAWVTLTTNDTYSLGALVLAHSLKRAGTAHQLAVLVTPTVSEAMRDRLKDVYNVVQEVNVLDSQDAANLALLSRPELGVTFTKLHCWRLVQFEKCVFLDADTLVLKNCDELFERDELSAAPDVSWPDCFNSGVFVFRPNVETFNKITDYAVQHGSFDGGDQGLLNQYFADWATADIKKHLPFVYNVTAYASYCYLPAFKQFRDKIKILHFAGKLKPWLIQFNSESKIAATPSDYAHAQDLIQQWWNIFCDSVHKSLSDNMLIENMPESVSSDKCDSPPSVQQEAGLAGALSQLQIGVQRTPEQEHYENLMRRQCWESGQIDYSGADSFDNIWKKITQTLEAKPEPSADQDQTGSS; the protein is encoded by the exons atgagca AGTTTGCTTGGGTTACCTTGACCACAAATGACACGTACTCGCTGGGCGCCTTGGTGCTGGCACATTCGCTGAAGCGAGCTGGTACCGCCCACCAGTTGGCGGTGCTGGTGACGCCCACCGTGTCGGAGGCGATGCGGGACAGACTGAAGGACGTGTACAATGTTGTACAAGAGGTTAATGTACTCGACTCACAGGATGCCGCCAACTTGGCGCTTCTCTCCCGCCCCGAACTGGGCGTCACCTTCACAAAGCTGCACTGCTGGCGTCTCGTGCAGTTCGAGAAGTGTGTCTTCCTCGATGCAGATACTTTG gtaCTGAAAAACTGCGACGAGCTTTTTGAACGCGATGAACTCTCGGCAGCTCCAGATGTCAGCTGGCCCGATTGCTTCAACTCCGGCGTGTTTGTATTTAGACCCAACGTAGAGACCTTCAACAAGATCACAGATTACGCCGTACAGCACGGCAGCTTCGATGGCGGAGATCAAGGACTTTTGAATCAATATTTTGCCGATTGGGCGACCGCAGacattaaaaagcatttgccCTTTGTCTATAATGTGACTGCATACGCTTCCTACTGCTATTTGCCCGCATTCAAACA gTTCAgagataaaataaagattttgcattttgctggCAAACTGAAGCCCTGGTTGATACAGTTCAATTCGGAATCGAAAATCGCAGCCACGCCCAGCGATTACGCCCATGCCCAGGATCTTATCCAACAGTGGTGGAATATCTTCTGTGATAGTGTGCATAAATCGCTTAGCGATAATATG ctaattgaaaatatgcCGGAAAGTGTTTCCAGTGATAAATGCGATAGTCCTCCAAGCGTTCAACAAGAG GCTGGTCTTGCCGGCGCCTTGTCTCAGCTGCAAATTGGCGTTCAACGTACCCCAGAGCAGGAGCATTACGAGAATCTGATGCGTCGCCAGTGCTGGGAATCGGGACAGATTGATTATTCGGGCGCCGATTCGTTCGATAACATTTGGAAGAAGATCACGCAGACGCTGGAGGCGAAGCCAGAGCCAAGTGCCGATCAAGATCAAACTGGTAGTTCATag
- the LOC117785772 gene encoding glycogenin-1 isoform X2: MSKFAWVTLTTNDTYSLGALVLAHSLKRAGTAHQLAVLVTPTVSEAMRDRLKDVYNVVQEVNVLDSQDAANLALLSRPELGVTFTKLHCWRLVQFEKCVFLDADTLVLKNCDELFERDELSAAPDVSWPDCFNSGVFVFRPNVETFNKITDYAVQHGSFDGGDQGLLNQYFADWATADIKKHLPFVYNVTAYASYCYLPAFKQFRDKIKILHFAGKLKPWLIQFNSESKIAATPSDYAHAQDLIQQWWNIFCDSVHKSLSDNMCLCLNIITPTSYTEYQYDMDSYYQHHLEQEQQQLQRQQYVPEVREYRDPWADYYEQAESQWNASESQNEYENQNENENEFPTNANAAQIENSYEERWQATSQSDASRSDSPRPTSPPPQPQAPQPQAPQPQAPQPSPQLPPTANEVSIAIDVNINVHETEQSSNTTHQEQYEQHPEQHQQHHHHHHHQNSTIQSTLHHSQVDAKEDEEKVADADEAGLAGALSQLQIGVQRTPEQEHYENLMRRQCWESGQIDYSGADSFDNIWKKITQTLEAKPEPSADQDQTGSS; the protein is encoded by the exons atgagca AGTTTGCTTGGGTTACCTTGACCACAAATGACACGTACTCGCTGGGCGCCTTGGTGCTGGCACATTCGCTGAAGCGAGCTGGTACCGCCCACCAGTTGGCGGTGCTGGTGACGCCCACCGTGTCGGAGGCGATGCGGGACAGACTGAAGGACGTGTACAATGTTGTACAAGAGGTTAATGTACTCGACTCACAGGATGCCGCCAACTTGGCGCTTCTCTCCCGCCCCGAACTGGGCGTCACCTTCACAAAGCTGCACTGCTGGCGTCTCGTGCAGTTCGAGAAGTGTGTCTTCCTCGATGCAGATACTTTG gtaCTGAAAAACTGCGACGAGCTTTTTGAACGCGATGAACTCTCGGCAGCTCCAGATGTCAGCTGGCCCGATTGCTTCAACTCCGGCGTGTTTGTATTTAGACCCAACGTAGAGACCTTCAACAAGATCACAGATTACGCCGTACAGCACGGCAGCTTCGATGGCGGAGATCAAGGACTTTTGAATCAATATTTTGCCGATTGGGCGACCGCAGacattaaaaagcatttgccCTTTGTCTATAATGTGACTGCATACGCTTCCTACTGCTATTTGCCCGCATTCAAACA gTTCAgagataaaataaagattttgcattttgctggCAAACTGAAGCCCTGGTTGATACAGTTCAATTCGGAATCGAAAATCGCAGCCACGCCCAGCGATTACGCCCATGCCCAGGATCTTATCCAACAGTGGTGGAATATCTTCTGTGATAGTGTGCATAAATCGCTTAGCGATAATATG TGTCTTTGCTTAAACATAATCACTCCAACGAGCTACACTGAATATCAATACGATATGGATAGCTATTACCAACATCATTTggagcaagaacaacaacaactgcaacgacAGCAATATGTGCCAGAAGTGCGAGAATATCGTGATCCTTGGGCAGATTACTATGAGCAAGCAGAGAGCCAATGGAATGCGTCTGAATCGCAAAATGAATATGagaatcaaaatgaaaatgaaaatgaatttccaacaaatgcaaatgctgccCAGATTGAGAATTCATATGAGGAGAGGTGGCAAGCGACGAGCCAGAGCGATGCAAGCAGAAGTGACAGTCCCAGACCCACatcaccaccaccacaaccacaagCACCTCAACCACAAGCACCTCAACCACAAGCACCTCAACCATCGCCACAATTACCACCCACTGCCAATGAAGTCTCCATAGCAATAGATGTAAATATCAATGTACATGAAACTGAGCAATCATCCAATACCACCCACCAAGAACAATACGAACAACATCCagaacaacaccaacaacaccaccaccaccaccaccaccagaaCAGTACAATACAAAGCACGTTACACCACAGTCAAGTCGATGCAAAAGAGGATGAAGAAAAAGTTGCCGATGCAGATGAG GCTGGTCTTGCCGGCGCCTTGTCTCAGCTGCAAATTGGCGTTCAACGTACCCCAGAGCAGGAGCATTACGAGAATCTGATGCGTCGCCAGTGCTGGGAATCGGGACAGATTGATTATTCGGGCGCCGATTCGTTCGATAACATTTGGAAGAAGATCACGCAGACGCTGGAGGCGAAGCCAGAGCCAAGTGCCGATCAAGATCAAACTGGTAGTTCATag
- the LOC117785772 gene encoding glycogenin-1 isoform X4, which produces MSKFAWVTLTTNDTYSLGALVLAHSLKRAGTAHQLAVLVTPTVSEAMRDRLKDVYNVVQEVNVLDSQDAANLALLSRPELGVTFTKLHCWRLVQFEKCVFLDADTLVLKNCDELFERDELSAAPDVSWPDCFNSGVFVFRPNVETFNKITDYAVQHGSFDGGDQGLLNQYFADWATADIKKHLPFVYNVTAYASYCYLPAFKQFRDKIKILHFAGKLKPWLIQFNSESKIAATPSDYAHAQDLIQQWWNIFCDSVHKSLSDNMAGLAGALSQLQIGVQRTPEQEHYENLMRRQCWESGQIDYSGADSFDNIWKKITQTLEAKPEPSADQDQTGSS; this is translated from the exons atgagca AGTTTGCTTGGGTTACCTTGACCACAAATGACACGTACTCGCTGGGCGCCTTGGTGCTGGCACATTCGCTGAAGCGAGCTGGTACCGCCCACCAGTTGGCGGTGCTGGTGACGCCCACCGTGTCGGAGGCGATGCGGGACAGACTGAAGGACGTGTACAATGTTGTACAAGAGGTTAATGTACTCGACTCACAGGATGCCGCCAACTTGGCGCTTCTCTCCCGCCCCGAACTGGGCGTCACCTTCACAAAGCTGCACTGCTGGCGTCTCGTGCAGTTCGAGAAGTGTGTCTTCCTCGATGCAGATACTTTG gtaCTGAAAAACTGCGACGAGCTTTTTGAACGCGATGAACTCTCGGCAGCTCCAGATGTCAGCTGGCCCGATTGCTTCAACTCCGGCGTGTTTGTATTTAGACCCAACGTAGAGACCTTCAACAAGATCACAGATTACGCCGTACAGCACGGCAGCTTCGATGGCGGAGATCAAGGACTTTTGAATCAATATTTTGCCGATTGGGCGACCGCAGacattaaaaagcatttgccCTTTGTCTATAATGTGACTGCATACGCTTCCTACTGCTATTTGCCCGCATTCAAACA gTTCAgagataaaataaagattttgcattttgctggCAAACTGAAGCCCTGGTTGATACAGTTCAATTCGGAATCGAAAATCGCAGCCACGCCCAGCGATTACGCCCATGCCCAGGATCTTATCCAACAGTGGTGGAATATCTTCTGTGATAGTGTGCATAAATCGCTTAGCGATAATATG GCTGGTCTTGCCGGCGCCTTGTCTCAGCTGCAAATTGGCGTTCAACGTACCCCAGAGCAGGAGCATTACGAGAATCTGATGCGTCGCCAGTGCTGGGAATCGGGACAGATTGATTATTCGGGCGCCGATTCGTTCGATAACATTTGGAAGAAGATCACGCAGACGCTGGAGGCGAAGCCAGAGCCAAGTGCCGATCAAGATCAAACTGGTAGTTCATag
- the LOC117785772 gene encoding glycogenin-1 isoform X1, translating into MSKFAWVTLTTNDTYSLGALVLAHSLKRAGTAHQLAVLVTPTVSEAMRDRLKDVYNVVQEVNVLDSQDAANLALLSRPELGVTFTKLHCWRLVQFEKCVFLDADTLVLKNCDELFERDELSAAPDVSWPDCFNSGVFVFRPNVETFNKITDYAVQHGSFDGGDQGLLNQYFADWATADIKKHLPFVYNVTAYASYCYLPAFKQFRDKIKILHFAGKLKPWLIQFNSESKIAATPSDYAHAQDLIQQWWNIFCDSVHKSLSDNMLIENMPESVSSDKCDSPPSVQQECLCLNIITPTSYTEYQYDMDSYYQHHLEQEQQQLQRQQYVPEVREYRDPWADYYEQAESQWNASESQNEYENQNENENEFPTNANAAQIENSYEERWQATSQSDASRSDSPRPTSPPPQPQAPQPQAPQPQAPQPSPQLPPTANEVSIAIDVNINVHETEQSSNTTHQEQYEQHPEQHQQHHHHHHHQNSTIQSTLHHSQVDAKEDEEKVADADEAGLAGALSQLQIGVQRTPEQEHYENLMRRQCWESGQIDYSGADSFDNIWKKITQTLEAKPEPSADQDQTGSS; encoded by the exons atgagca AGTTTGCTTGGGTTACCTTGACCACAAATGACACGTACTCGCTGGGCGCCTTGGTGCTGGCACATTCGCTGAAGCGAGCTGGTACCGCCCACCAGTTGGCGGTGCTGGTGACGCCCACCGTGTCGGAGGCGATGCGGGACAGACTGAAGGACGTGTACAATGTTGTACAAGAGGTTAATGTACTCGACTCACAGGATGCCGCCAACTTGGCGCTTCTCTCCCGCCCCGAACTGGGCGTCACCTTCACAAAGCTGCACTGCTGGCGTCTCGTGCAGTTCGAGAAGTGTGTCTTCCTCGATGCAGATACTTTG gtaCTGAAAAACTGCGACGAGCTTTTTGAACGCGATGAACTCTCGGCAGCTCCAGATGTCAGCTGGCCCGATTGCTTCAACTCCGGCGTGTTTGTATTTAGACCCAACGTAGAGACCTTCAACAAGATCACAGATTACGCCGTACAGCACGGCAGCTTCGATGGCGGAGATCAAGGACTTTTGAATCAATATTTTGCCGATTGGGCGACCGCAGacattaaaaagcatttgccCTTTGTCTATAATGTGACTGCATACGCTTCCTACTGCTATTTGCCCGCATTCAAACA gTTCAgagataaaataaagattttgcattttgctggCAAACTGAAGCCCTGGTTGATACAGTTCAATTCGGAATCGAAAATCGCAGCCACGCCCAGCGATTACGCCCATGCCCAGGATCTTATCCAACAGTGGTGGAATATCTTCTGTGATAGTGTGCATAAATCGCTTAGCGATAATATG ctaattgaaaatatgcCGGAAAGTGTTTCCAGTGATAAATGCGATAGTCCTCCAAGCGTTCAACAAGAG TGTCTTTGCTTAAACATAATCACTCCAACGAGCTACACTGAATATCAATACGATATGGATAGCTATTACCAACATCATTTggagcaagaacaacaacaactgcaacgacAGCAATATGTGCCAGAAGTGCGAGAATATCGTGATCCTTGGGCAGATTACTATGAGCAAGCAGAGAGCCAATGGAATGCGTCTGAATCGCAAAATGAATATGagaatcaaaatgaaaatgaaaatgaatttccaacaaatgcaaatgctgccCAGATTGAGAATTCATATGAGGAGAGGTGGCAAGCGACGAGCCAGAGCGATGCAAGCAGAAGTGACAGTCCCAGACCCACatcaccaccaccacaaccacaagCACCTCAACCACAAGCACCTCAACCACAAGCACCTCAACCATCGCCACAATTACCACCCACTGCCAATGAAGTCTCCATAGCAATAGATGTAAATATCAATGTACATGAAACTGAGCAATCATCCAATACCACCCACCAAGAACAATACGAACAACATCCagaacaacaccaacaacaccaccaccaccaccaccaccagaaCAGTACAATACAAAGCACGTTACACCACAGTCAAGTCGATGCAAAAGAGGATGAAGAAAAAGTTGCCGATGCAGATGAG GCTGGTCTTGCCGGCGCCTTGTCTCAGCTGCAAATTGGCGTTCAACGTACCCCAGAGCAGGAGCATTACGAGAATCTGATGCGTCGCCAGTGCTGGGAATCGGGACAGATTGATTATTCGGGCGCCGATTCGTTCGATAACATTTGGAAGAAGATCACGCAGACGCTGGAGGCGAAGCCAGAGCCAAGTGCCGATCAAGATCAAACTGGTAGTTCATag
- the LOC117785777 gene encoding uncharacterized protein LOC117785777 gives MSKLLTSADIEDGKVEFDKSTGASTQYKLIEGGYEMIITTPQPNGTVKTQVKTFWDPKPVSADDLAKEQANKKIIKQRLGKEIRIDERTTMLTRAIEGGYEEVYTTVNEDGTRSMRTKTFYDSVPTEINENTNTKVNKLKKNVTRKSSVDSTDSTESSSRRVVQKVQKNIVQNVNDQQSNYREDTTIEETRRVSQNIEITENNRTVRKNSLQEQSIKAVTQSTSDAGKKKKKTKSSAPPPPADFLQNDTTSVASKRVPGGVEYTYSTELESGKTITTSKTVYEEEEVELTEEEIRQYKKTLKDAEKHKNVTSTKKLKSESGTKKIVPSENPGDVTTVETIKIEGGTEYHYTTVTAEGIVKKATKTVYDPVPSSKSNPDDTDEEEIIEEYEEEIIEPGEKTVKTIETVKQLPHKFEEEVTITHEKKEKKIKKSMVISQ, from the exons atgagca AGCTGCTGACTTCCGCTGACATTGAGGATGGCAAAGTTGAGTTTGACAAGTCGACAGGTGCCAGCACCCAGTACAAGTTGATTGAGGGTGGTTATGAGATGATCATTACCACTCCGCAGCCGAATGGTACAGTGAAGACTCAGGTGAAGACCTTCTGGGATCCCAAGCCGGTGAGTGCCGATGATTTGGCCAAGGAGCAGGCCAACAAGAAGATCATCAAGCAACGTTTGGGCAAGGAGATTCGCATTGATGAGAGAACCACCATGTTGACACGTGCCATCGAGGGCGGTTACGAGGAGGTGTACACCACCGTCAATGAGGATGGTACACGCAGCATGCGCACCAAGACCTTCTACGATTCGGTGCCCACGGAAATCAATGAGAATACCAACACCAAGGTGAATAAGCTCAAGAAGAATGTGACCCGCAAGTCTTCAGTGGATTCCACAGACTCCACGGAGTCATCCTCGCGTCGTGTGGTGCAAAAGGTGCAGAAGAACATCGTGCAGAATGTGAACGATCAGCAGTCCAATTATCGGGAGGATACAACCATCGAGGAGACCCGTCGTGTTAGCCAGAACATTGAGATCACCGAGAATAATCGCACTGTGCGCAAGAATTCTCTGCAGGAGCAGAGCATCAAGGCTGTCACCCAGAGCACCAGTGATGctggcaagaagaagaagaagaccaAGTCATcggcaccaccaccaccagctgACTTCCTCCAGAACGATACCACAAGCGTGGCCTCCAAGCGTGTTCCTGGAGGCGTTGAGTACACCTACTCAACCGAGTTGGAATCGGGCAAGACAATTACCACCTCGAAGACCGTCTACGAAGAGGAGGAGGTGGAGCTCACTGAGGAGGAGATCAGGCAGTATAAGAAGACCCTCAAGGATGCCGAGAAGCACAAGAATGTCACCAGCACCAAGAAACTCAAGTCCGAATCGGGCACCAAGAAGATCGTGCCATCGGAGAATCCCGGTGATGTCACCACCGTGGAGACCATCAAGATTGAGGGCGGCACCGAGTATCATTACACCACTGTCACCGCCGAGGGCATTGTGAAGAAGGCAACCAAGACTGTCTACGATCCTGTGCCCAGCTCCAAATCGAATCCCGATGACACCGACGAGGAGGAGATCATCGAGGAGTACGAGGAGGAAATCATTGAGCCCGGCGAGAAGACAGTCAAGACCATTGAGACTGTCAAGCAGTTGCCCCACAAGTTCGAAG AGGAAGTGACCATCACCCATGaaaagaaggagaagaagatcAAGAAGTCCATGGTCATCAGCCAGTAA
- the LOC117785774 gene encoding UDP-glucuronosyltransferase 2C1 isoform X1: protein MQLKSAWKVLLLGLLALQHLEIASGSRILAAFFFPGRSHFMMTNAIIRELVKRGHEVTFITPFSLAKENLGSNYTEILIKQYNFWPTVMGMSDVKTILDMSDLSTLTFIKMAYVMGLESTEFAFEQPEVLKLINAKDKVGKYDLLLVEQFFNEGALFLGHLYQIPTVTISTFGFANYLSPLTGIMSPWSYVPHGWRPYTDRMSLMERIDSVFNCITDDIMRAVWYYPAQDAILKKHFADKFDTIPTIKELERNISAFLLNSYMPLETPRPISFNMIQVGGLHIEKPKPLPNELQQFLDGAKHGAIYFSLGSQVRSADFPPEKLKIFLDVFGSLKQRILWKFEDEKLPNLPANVMVQKWMPQSDILAHPNVKVFISHGGLFGTQEAVHYGVPVLGMPVYGDQQLNIKKGQVAGFALGVNYRTVTEEELRYSLTELLENPKYRDNMKQASKIFRNRPLDAMDTAMFWIDYVIEHRGAPHMVSAGLDLPWYQFYLLDIIAIALALILLPIFGLCLICRKGKSVKSPKTKSKRN from the exons ATG CAACTGAAAAGTGCGTGGAAAGTCTTGCTTCTTGGCCTTTTGGCCCTTCAGCATTTGGAGATCGCTTCTGGTTCACGAATCTTGGCCGCCTTCTTCTTTCCTGGTAGGAGTCACTTTATGATGACCAATGCCATTATCAGGGAGTTGGTGAAGCGGGGACATGAGGTGACTTTCATTACACCCTTCTCTCTGGCCAAGGAAAACTTGGGGTCGAATTATACGGAAATTCTTATAAAGCAATACAATTTTTGGCCCACAG TTATGGGCATGTCAGATGTTAAAACCATTCTGGATATGTCAGATTTGTCAACTTTGACATTCATTAAAATGGCCTATGTCATGGGTTTGGAGAGCACGGAGTTCGCCTTTGAACAGCCGGAAGTTTTGAAACTTATCAACGCCAAGGACAAGGTCGGAAAATATGATCTACTTCTGGTGgagcaattttttaatgagGGTGCACTCTTTTTGGGTCATCTTTATCAAATACCCACTGTAACAATCTCGACCTTTGGGTTTGCCAACTACTTGAGTCCATTAACCGGCATTATGTCTCCCTGGTCTTATGTTCCCCATGGATGGAGACCCTACACAGATCGTATGTCTCTCATGGAACGCATTGACAGCGTCTTTAACTGCATCACTGATGACATCATGCGGGCTGTCTGGTATTATCCTGCCCAGGATGCGATCCTGAAGAAACACTTTGCCGATAAGTTCGACACAATACCAACTATCAAAGAGCTAGAGCGAAATATCTCCGCTTTTCTTCTGAATTCTTATATGCCTCTGGAAACCCCAAGACCCATCTCATTCAATATGATCCAAGTTGGAGGACTTCACATTGAAAAGCCGAAGCCTTTGCCTAATGAGTTGCAACAGTTCTTGGATGGAGCCAAACATGGAGCTATTTACTTCAGTCTGG GTTCCCAAGTGCGCAGCGCGGATTTTCCACCGGAAAAGCTGAAGATTTTCCTCGACGTATTCGGCAGCCTAAAGCAGCGAATTTTGTGGAAGTTTGAGGATGAAAAGTTGCCCAATCTTCCCGCGAATGTTATGGTCCAAAAGTGGATGCCTCAGAGTGACATCTTGGCCCATCCGAATGTCAAAGTATTCATCTCTCATGGTGGTCTCTTTGGCACCCAGGAGGCAGTACATTATGGAGTTCCTGTGCTCGGCATGCCCGTCTATGGAGATCAACAGTTGAATATAAAGAAGGGCCAGGTTGCTGGATTTGCTCTAGGTGTTAATTATCGCACAGTTACGGAGGAGGAACTGAGATATTCCCTGACTGAGCTCCTGGAGAATCCCAAGTACAGAGACAACATGAAACAAGCCTCTAAAATCTTCCGGAATCGACCCCTGGATGCCATGGATACGGCCATGTTCTGGATCGATTATGTTATCGAGCATCGTGGAGCGCCTCATATGGTATCAGCTGGGTTGGATCTGCCCTGGTATCAGTTCTATTTGCTGGACATCATTGCCATTGCTCTGGCTTTAATACTATTGCCGATTTTTGGACTGTGCTTGATCTGTCGCAAGGGAAAATCTGTGAAAAGTCCCAAGACAAAATCCAAACGAAACTGA
- the LOC117785774 gene encoding UDP-glucuronosyltransferase 2C1 isoform X3, translated as MQLKSAWKVLLLGLVTIQHLEIASGSRILAAFFFPAKSHFMMTNAIIRELVKRGHEVTFITPFSLVKENLGSNYTEILLPQYDIWSPILRMTQAKTIMDMSDIPTLKYIEVANVMGLETTDFAFEQPEVLKLIHANDKIGKYDLLLAEQFFNEGALFLGHLYQIPIVTITTFGFANYLSPLVGIVSPWSYVPHGWKPYTDRMSLMERIDNVYSCLGEEILRTFWYYPAQDAILKKHFAHKFDSLPSIKQLERNISALLLNSYMPLETPRPASFNMIPVGGLHIEKPKSLSKELQNFLDEAKHGAIYFSLGTQVRSADFPPEKMKIFFNVFKSLKQRILWKFEDEKLPNLPSNVMVQKWMPQTDILAHPNVKVFISHGGLFGTQEAVHFGVPVLGMPVYADQYLNIRKGTAAGFALGVDYRTVTEEELRYSLTELLENPKYRDNMKQASKIFRNRPLDAMDTAMFWIDYVIEHRGAPHMVSAGLDLPWYQFYLLDIIAIALALILLPIFGLCLICRKGKSVKSPKTKSKRN; from the exons ATG CAACTGAAAAGTGCATGGAAAGTCTTGCTTCTTGGCCTTGTGACCATTCAGCATTTGGAGATCGCTTCTGGCTCACGTATTTTGGCCGCCTTCTTCTTTCCTGCCAAGAGTCACTTTATGATGACTAATGCCATTATCAGGGAGTTGGTGAAGCGGGGACATGAGGTGACCTTCATAACTCCCTTCTCTCTGGTCAAGGAAAACTTGGGTTCGAACTATACGGAAATTCTACTACCACAATACGACATTTGGTCGCCAA TTCTTAGAATGACGCAGGCAAAGACTATTATGGATATGTCTGATATACCTACGTTGAAATACATAGAAGTGGCCAATGTCATGGGCTTGGAGACCACGGATTTCGCCTTCGAGCAACCGGAAGTTTTGAAACTCATCCATGCAAACGACAAGATCGGAAAATATGATCTTCTCTTGGCCGAGCAATTTTTCAATGAGGGTGCATTATTTTTGGGTCATCTTTATCAAATTCCAATTGTAACTATCACTACTTTTGGTTTTGCCAACTACCTGAGTCCATTGGTGGGCATTGTGTCTCCCTGGTCTTATGTTCCTCATGGTTGGAAACCGTACACAGATCGCATGTCTCTCATGGAACGCATTGACAATGTTTACAGCTGCCTCGGTGAGGAAATCTTGCGCACCTTCTGGTATTATCCTGCACAGGATGCGATCCTGAAGAAACACTTTGCCCACAAGTTCGACTCCCTGCCATCGATCAAACAGCTGGAAAGAAATATCTCCGCCCTTCTCCTGAACTCCTATATGCCACTGGAAACCCCAAGACCCGCTTCATTCAACATGATCCCCGTCGGGGGACTACATATTGAGAAACCGAAGTCCTTATCTAAGGAGTTGCAAAATTTCTTAGATGAAGCTAAACATGGAGCTATCTACTTCAGTCTGG GTACCCAAGTGCGCAGCGCGGATTTTCCACCGGAAAAGATGAAGATTTTCTTCAATGTGTTCAAAAGTTTAAAACAACGCATCTTGTGGAAGTTCGAGGATGAAAAGTTGCCCAATCTTCCATCGAATGTTATGGTCCAAAAGTGGATGCCCCAGACTGATATATTGGCTCATCCGAATGTCAAGGTTTTCATATCCCATGGTGGTCTCTTTGGCACCCAGGAGGCAGTACATTTTGGAGTTCCTGTGCTCGGCATGCCCGTCTATGCGGATCAATATCTTAACATAAGAAAGGGAACGGCAGCTGGATTTGCTTTAGGCGTGGATTATCGCACAGTTACGGAGGAGGAACTGAGATATTCCCTGACTGAGCTCCTGGAGAATCCCAAGTACAGAGACAACATGAAACAAGCCTCTAAAATCTTCCGGAATCGACCCCTGGATGCCATGGATACGGCCATGTTCTGGATCGATTATGTTATCGAGCATCGTGGAGCTCCTCATATGGTATCAGCTGGGTTGGATCTGCCCTGGTATCAGTTCTATTTGCTGGACATCATTGCCATTGCTCTGGCTTTAATACTGTTGCCGATTTTTGGACTATGCTTAATTTGTCGCAAGGGAAA ATCTGTGAAAAGTCCCAAGACAAAATCCAAACGAAACTGA